The Bacteroides acidifaciens genome includes a region encoding these proteins:
- a CDS encoding V-type ATP synthase subunit E family protein — translation MENKIQELTDKIYREGVEKGNEEAQRLIANAQEEAKRIIEDARKEAESIVNSSRKSADELVENTKSELKLFAGQAVNALKSEVATMVTDKLVTTSVKDFAQDKDYLNAFIVALASKWSVDEPIVISTADAESLKKYFAAHAKALLDKGVTIQQVNGIKTLFTVSPADGSYKVNFGEEEFMNYFKAFLRPQLVEMLF, via the coding sequence ATGGAAAACAAAATTCAAGAGTTGACCGATAAGATTTATCGTGAAGGCGTGGAAAAAGGAAACGAAGAAGCGCAGAGACTTATCGCGAATGCTCAGGAAGAAGCAAAAAGAATCATTGAGGATGCTCGCAAAGAAGCGGAATCAATTGTAAATTCCTCTCGTAAATCTGCCGACGAATTGGTGGAAAATACAAAATCAGAGTTAAAACTGTTTGCAGGTCAGGCTGTAAATGCACTCAAATCTGAGGTAGCTACTATGGTAACTGACAAGTTAGTAACTACTTCTGTGAAAGATTTTGCACAGGATAAAGATTATCTGAATGCGTTTATCGTTGCACTAGCTTCTAAATGGAGTGTTGACGAACCTATCGTTATCTCGACTGCTGATGCAGAATCACTGAAAAAGTATTTTGCAGCTCATGCGAAAGCTTTATTGGATAAAGGAGTGACTATACAGCAAGTAAACGGTATCAAGACTTTATTCACTGTTTCTCCTGCGGACGGTTCCTATAAGGTGAACTTCGGAGAAGAAGAATTCATGAATTACTTCAAAGCGTTCTTGCGTCCTCAATTAGTAGAAATGCTATTTTAA
- a CDS encoding DUF2764 family protein, protein MSSKYYYLVAGLPELSLEDSKLSYTVADFKTEIYNGLSASDQKLIDLFYLKFDNTNVLKLLKDKEAEIDKRGNYSAAELTEYISILREGGEISPKEFPAYLSTFIIDYLNTPAESTILHEDHLAALYYEYAMKCGNKFISAWFEFNLNINNILVAFTSRKFKWDIASNVVGNTEVCEALRTSSARDFGLSGEVDVFESLVKISEISELVEREKKLDALRWNWIDDAIFFDYFTIERIFAFLLKLEMIERWISLDKERGNQLFRNIIESLKNEVQIPAEFR, encoded by the coding sequence ATGAGTAGTAAGTACTATTACTTGGTAGCAGGTTTGCCGGAACTTTCGCTGGAAGACAGCAAATTGAGCTATACAGTAGCCGATTTTAAAACTGAAATTTACAACGGATTGTCTGCTTCGGACCAGAAGTTGATTGACTTGTTTTATCTGAAGTTTGACAACACAAATGTGCTGAAACTTCTCAAAGATAAGGAAGCGGAAATCGACAAACGGGGAAACTACTCTGCTGCGGAACTCACCGAATACATTTCTATTCTAAGAGAAGGCGGAGAAATCAGTCCAAAAGAATTTCCGGCTTATCTTTCTACATTTATCATTGATTATTTGAATACACCTGCCGAAAGCACGATATTGCACGAAGACCATCTGGCTGCATTGTATTATGAATATGCTATGAAATGTGGAAATAAGTTTATTTCTGCCTGGTTTGAATTTAACCTCAATATCAATAATATCCTTGTCGCATTTACGAGCCGTAAATTCAAATGGGATATTGCTTCCAATGTCGTAGGAAACACGGAGGTATGCGAAGCTTTACGTACATCGAGTGCCCGCGACTTCGGATTGTCCGGTGAGGTGGATGTTTTTGAATCGTTGGTGAAAATCAGTGAGATTTCGGAATTGGTGGAACGTGAGAAGAAACTCGATGCTTTGCGATGGAACTGGATAGATGATGCTATCTTCTTTGATTATTTTACCATCGAACGTATTTTCGCTTTCTTGTTGAAGCTGGAAATGATTGAACGGTGGATTTCATTGGATAAGGAGAGAGGAAATCAGTTGTTCAGAAATATCATCGAATCGCTGAAGAACGAAGTGCAGATCCCTGCAGAATTCAGATAA